A window of Malania oleifera isolate guangnan ecotype guangnan chromosome 5, ASM2987363v1, whole genome shotgun sequence contains these coding sequences:
- the LOC131156309 gene encoding uncharacterized protein LOC131156309 has product MDSCIIPTRTPSPAIMKSLPFSHLDLEGRDAPPCHYIFKIQSFSTLSAAPVEKVGSEKFEAGDYKWKLIIYPEGDKSSYGQNHVSIYLALVDTNTLPTGWEVNVIFKLFVFNHDVDQYFYNKDERVTRFHAMKTEQGFPRFTELLTFTDRSNGFLVNDTCVFGAEVFVLKQTHKGECLSMIKTPVSCNYTWNIKNFTGLICDRYESESFLGGDCKWKIRLYPNGNGEGKGNSISLFLCLDDSITPADTKLFVKFNFHLVDQIGEEYHEFETDNLFSPSCLVWGSQKFISLAKLKDPKKGFLAGNSCIIEARLNLLGSLNAVS; this is encoded by the exons ATGGACAGTTGCATCATCCCCACCCGCACACCGTCTCCTGCCATCATGAAGAGCTTACCCTTTTCCCACCTAGACTTGGAAg GGAGAGATGCTCCACCTTGTCATTACATCTTCAAAATCCAATCCTTCTCAACACTTTCAGCAGCCCCAGTAGAGAAGGTCGGTTCAGAAAAGTTTGAAGCAGGGGATTACAAGTG GAAATTGATTATCTACCCAGAGGGGGACAAGAGCAGCTATGGGCAAAATCATGTCTCTATCTACCTTGCTTTGGTTGACACAAACACTCTCCCGACTGGTTGGGAGGTTAATGTAATTTTCAAACTGTTCGTGTTTAATCATGATGTGGACCAGTATTTCTATAACAAAG ATGAAAGGGTAACACGTTTTCATGCAATGAAAACCGAACAGGGCTTCCCCAGATTCACCGAACTTCTTACTTTCACCGATCGTTCAAATGGATTTCTTGTAAATGACACTTGCGTCTTTGGGGCAGAGGTGTTTGTTCTCAAACAGACACATAAAGGGGAGTGTTTATCAATGATAAAAACACCTGTTTCTTGTAACTACACTTGGAACATAAAAAATTTTACTGGTTTGATTTGCGATCGATATGAGTCCGAATCATTCCTTGGTGGAGACTGCAAATG GAAGATTAGGCTCTACCCTAATGGAAATGGGGAAGGCAAAGGCAATAGCATTTCTTTGTTCCTATGTTTGGACGATTCAATTACTCCCGCTGATACTAAATTGTTCGTGAAATTCAATTTTCACCTAGTTGACCAAATCGGTGAAGAATACCATGAATTTGAAA CGGATAATCTTTTCAGTCCTTCCTGCCTGGTTTGGGGCTCCCAGAAGTTCATATCACTGGCTAAACTGAAAGACCCAAAAAAGGGCTTCTTAGCGGGGAACTCCTGCATCATTGAAGCACGGCTAAATTTGCTTGGATCACTAAATGCAGTATCATGA